The Streptomyces sp. NBC_00435 nucleotide sequence CGTCCCTGGATCCTTGTGAGGAGCAACCCCTAGGGGATCTCGCCCGTTGGGACGAGGCGCCCTGGGGGGATACCAGCCCGTCGCACGGCGGTGAGAGGGTGTCTGCGCAGGTACGCACGGGGGGAGGGGTTTTTCATGGGCTCAGGGGAGAGCACGGGGGCGAGTACCGACGGCGGCGCCGGAGGCATACCCCGGGACGGATCCGCGGGGCCGGGGTCCGCGGGGCCGGGGTCCGCAGATCCGGGGTCCGCAGATCCGGGGTCCGCAGATCCGGGGTCCGCAGATCCGGGGTCCGCCGGGGCCCGCGGGAAGGAAGCCGCGTCGCCGCCGCCCGCGCGGCCCCCCACGACCGTCGTCGCCGCGCTGATGCTGACCATGGGCCTCGTCGCCCTCGACGGCGCCATCGTCTCCACCGCGGTCCCGCAGATCGTCGGCGACCTCGGCGGCTTCGCCGTCTTCTCCTGGATCTTCTCCGGCTACATCCTGGCCGGAACCGTCACCCTGCCCGTCTACGGCAAGCTCTCCGACACCTACGGCCGCAAGCCCGTCCTGCTCCTCGGCATCAGCCTCTTCCTGCTCGGCTCGCTGCTGTGCGCGGCTGCCTGGAACATGGCCGCCCTCATCGCCTTCCGGATCCTCCAGGGCCTGGGCGGCGGTGCCCTGCAGGGCACCGTCCAGACCCTGGCCGCCGACCTCTACCCGCTCAGGGAACGCCCGCGCATCCAGGCACGGATGTCCGTGGTGTGGGCCACCTCGGCCCTGGCCGGCCCGGCGCTCGGCGGGCTGATCGCCTCGTACACCGACTGGCGCTGGATCTTCCTGCTCAACCTGCCGCTGGCCGCCGCCGCCCTGTTGGTCATCAGCCGTCACCTGGTCGAACCCACCCGGGCCCCCGGCCGCCGGGGCCCCGTCGACTGGGCGGGGGCACTGGCCGTCTTCGCCTGCGGCGGTCTGCTGCACTTCGCGCTCGTGCAGGGCGGGGTCGCCTGGCCCTGGCTGTCGGCTCCCTCACTGGGGCTGCTGGGCGCGAGCGCGGTGCTGGGCGTGCTCGTCGTCCGGATCGAACGCCGGGCCGCGGAGCCCATCCTGCCCGGCTGGGTGTGGCGCCGGCGCACCATCGCCGCCGTCAACCTCGCCATGGCCGGGCTCGGCCTGCTGATGGTCGCCCCGATGCTGTTCATGCCGACGTACGCCCAGACCGTGCTCGGCCTCGGCCCCACCGGCGCCGGTCTGGTCACCTCCGCGATGACCCTGAGCTGGCCCGTCAGCGCCGCCCTCGCCCAGCACGTCTACCGGCGCATCGGCTTCCGCAACACCGCCGCCACCGGCGTCGGCCTGGCCGCCGTCGTCCTCGGCTCCTTCACCCTGCTCCCCTATCCCGCCCCGGTCTGGCAGCCCGCGCTGATCATGTTGCTGCTGGGCGGGGCCCTCGGCCTCTTCCAGCTCCCGCTGATCGTCGGGGTGCAGTCCACGGTCGGCTGGGAGGAGCGCGGGACGACCACCGCCTCGGTGCTGTTCTGCCGCAACGTCGGCCAGAGCATCGGCGCCGCGCTGCTCGGTGCCGTGGCCAACGCCACCGTCGCGGCCCGGCTGGCGGACGCCCCGGTGCCCGGACTCCCCACCCGCCTGGACGACGCCTCCAAGGCGCTGACCCACCCGGACCTCCTCCCGCCGGCCGCCGCCGAGTACCTGCGGCAGGCGGTGGCCGCCGCCGGGGACCACATCTTCCTCGGCGCGACGCTGGCGGCGGTCTCGTCAGCGCTGGTGCTGCTGCTGGTGGCGCCGCGGAGGTTCCCGGTGCTGCCGGAGCAACGGGAGGAGTGAGTGCGGTGGGCGGGGGTGCGGGGCGGGACTTGTCATGCCCCGGCTGAGGCGGTAACTCTCTGCGGAGACCACACTCCCGGGGGGACCAGAGCACATGACGTCCGCACTCTTCGCACTCGCCTTACTCGCCGCACTCGCGGCCCCGATCGTCCTGCGCCTCGTACGCCGCCCGGGTTTCGTCACCGGCCGCGACGGCCGCCTCTCCACCTCGATCACCCTGGCCCTGGCCTGGACGGTGATCCTGGTCTGGCTCCTCCTGGCGACCCTCGGCTACGGACTCGTCGCGGGCGGCGGCGTCGACTGGTTCCAGGGGCCCGACGGGCCGCTGTCCTCCCTGACGACCGTCTACCTCCCCCTGCTCGGGGGCCCGTACACCGCCCTGATCGCGGCGAAGGCGGTGGTCGGACTGCGGGTGGAGAACGGCAGCATGGCCAAGCCCGCGCCCAAGGGCTCGGAGCGGCGCCCGCTGCACGACCTGATCGCGAACGACGGCGGCCGGACCGACCTGGTCGACCTGCAGTACGTCGCGCTGAGCGCGGTCACGATGCTGTACGTGGTGGCGTTCTTCGTGACCGACCTGCGGGGCGGGCTGCCGAAGCTGCCGACGGAGATGTGGGCGCTGACGGGGGCGCCCGCGGGGGCGTACCTCCTGAACAAGATGGCGACCCGGGGCAACCCGGTGATCACGCGCGTGTCCGTGACGGAGGGTCTGCTGACCGTGGAGGGCGGGGGCTTCGGGCACGATCCGCGGGTCGAGGTGGACGGCACGGCCCTGGCGACCGCCGTCACCCCGGCGGGGGCGCTGACCGCGGCCCTGCCGGTGGCGGCGGCGCCCGCCTTCACCGTGGTGGTCACCAGTCGCGGCCTGCGGAGCGATCCGGCCCCCTACGCTCCCGCGGCCTGACCCCCTCTTGAGGCGCTGCCCGCCGCACTCGCCCCTGGCGGGCCTCCCCGGGCTTCGCGCCGCCGCGTCCGACTCCGTCCGGCGGTGACCTGACGGGTGCCACCCCTGCCGTCCCGGCGCGGGGCCCGGTGGACGGGTGCGGCTGGTCCGGCCCTGCGGGGCGAAGTCCCCTACCCACCCTTCCACCGTTCCCCGGGCACAGCCCGGACCCGCAGGACCCCGGGCTGCACCCGAGGCCCCTGGGGCTCCGCCCCAGGGCTGGTGTCAGCCCTCCGCCGGGGCTCGGCCCGTCAGGGCGGCGAGGCTGGAGCGGACGTGGTTCATGTGGGCCCGCATCTCCTCCTGGGACTCCCCGTGCTCGCGCAGGACGCGGTCCGTCTCCCGCCCGACCCGCTCCTCCTGCACCCGCGCCTCCGCGATCAGCTCCGCCGCCCTCGCCTCCGCGTCCTCCTGGCCGTGCCGCGCCGTCTCCTGCGCCTGCGCGAACGCCCGCTTCGCCTCCGCCAGGCGGGACTCCGCGTACCGCTCCAGCTCGAGGTGGCGCGAGTCCAGCTCCGCCTCCCGCGCCGCCAGCTCCCGCTCCGCCGCATCCCAGCGCTCCGCGTGTTCCTGCTCGCGCTCCGCGAGCAGCGCGTCCGCCCGGCGCCCCGTCTCCACCAGTGCGGCGGCCGCCTCCGCCCGCCATGCGGCGGCGTCCTCCCGTGCCTCCGCCCGTGTGCCGTCCGCCTCGCGCCCCGCCCGCAGCAGCCCCTGGCGGGCCCGGACCTCCGTCTGCTCTCGCACCGCCTCCGCGTCAGTGCCCGCCAGCCCGGCCACCCGCTCGGCGTGTGCCTCGGCGGCGTCCGCCGTCGCCAGCGCGTCCGCCCGCGCGTTCAGCCGTAGCGTCTCGGACTCCTCCTCGGCCAACAGCAGGATCCGGCGGGCCCGCTCGCCCAGCACCTCGTACGTCTGCGGGGCCAGTCCGGAGACCTCCGCGCGCAGCCGCTCCGCCTCCGCGTCCATCTGCCGGGCCAGCACGGTCAGTCGGGCCACCCGCTCCCAGGCCTCGTCCCGGCTCCCCGACAGCCGGGCGAGGTACCGGTCCACCTCTTCCGCCCGGTAGCCACGGCCGCGCACGGTCGTAAAGGGTGCACTCATCCTGGAAGCGCCTCTCTCGCGGGGATTCCTGCCAAGGATGCGTCATTTGCTCGCAGAAGCCCGAATGGCCGGGCCGAGACCCTGTTCGAGGGTCCCGGCCCGGCCATCCGGTTCGGTACGGGTTCCGCCGCCGGTCAGACGCCGGTCAGAGGAGTCCGTCCCACATCTGCTCCAGCAGCACCGCCCACCAGTTCTCCGGCGAGGCCAGCGCCGCGCTGTCCAGCCCCGCCAGATTCGCCTGGAAATCGACGGTCCAGCGGCCCGCCTGCTCCGGCGTCAGGTGCTGGCGCAGCCGCCACATGTGACCCAGCATCGCCAGCGACCGTACGAACTGCGGCAGCGAGGAGTTCACGAACTGCGGAGGCACCGGCGCCCCGCCCGGACCGCCCTCCACCGGCACCGCCACGATGTGCGCGGTGCCGTACTGCACGCACAGCGCCTTGCCGAAGTCGCTGCCGACGACGAGGTACGAGCCCGCGTCCGAGGCCGGCTGCACCTGCCGCTGCGCGGCCAGTTCGGCCAGCGTCGGCAGCGGGGCACCCGGTACGGCCTGGGCCCAGAAGAACGGCCCGAAGTCGACCGGCAGCCCCGACCACATCAGCGTCTGCGCCACGATCTCCGGCACGCCCTGCCGGGACACGGCGCGCTGCTCGAAGCGGAAGACGCCCTGCGGCCCGAACGCTCCGGCCAGCTCGTGCGCGATCGCGTCCAGCGGGATCGCCGGCTGCAGCGGCACCTGCGGCAGCGGTGCGCGCAGCGGCGCGGGGCGCGCCGGACCGTCCGCCACCTGGTGCAGCTCGCCCTGGTGGGTCAGCAGGTGCTGCATGCCCTGCTGCCGGCCCGCGTGGTCCGTCCCGTACGGGGCCACGCTCGTGATCCGGACCTGCGGCCAGGTCTCCCGGATCATGCGCGCGCAGTAGCCACCGGGCAGCTCGCAGGAGGCCAGCTCGGTGTGCAGTTCCAGCACCTGCTGCGGCGGCACGTTCATCGAACGCAGCTCGTACAGGATCTGCCACTCCGGGTGCGGGGTGCCGGGCGCGGAGCGGCGGATGAGCTGCTGCTCGGAGCCGTCGGGCGCACGGTAGCGCAGCACGGCCTGGTAGCCGGGACCGACCGTGGGCACCCCGGGCTGCGGCGCGGGTGCGGGGCCCCGCGGCGCGGGACCGGGCGGGCCGGGCGCCGTGGGCGGCTGCCCGGTCACGCCCGGACCGGCCAGCATCGTCGCGGCATGGTCCAGCCCGTCACCGGGAACACCAGGAGCCCCGGGAGCACCCGGCGGACCGGGCGGCTGGGGTACGCCGGGACCGGCGAGCATCGTGGCGGCCTGATGGGCGCCCGCGCCCGGTACACCGGGGGGACCGGGCGGCTGCCCGGCACCCGGAGCCCCGGGTGGTCCGGGCGGACCCGGCTGCTGCGGTCCGCCGGGGCCCGCCAGCATGGTGGCGGCGTACGAGTCCCCGCGCCCGCCGGAAGCTCCGGGCGCACCGGGCGCACCCGGCGGGCCGGGCGGCGCGGGCGGCTGCCCGTTCACGGCCGGACCGGCCAGCATCGTCGCGGCGTGGTCCAGCCCACCGGGAACACCGGGAACACGAGGAGCCCCGGGAACCCCCGGAGGACCCGGCGGCGCGGGCTGCTGCGGTCCGCCGGGAGCCGCGAGCATCGTGGCGGCGTACGAGGGCGGCTCCGAGCCGCCGCCCGGCGCACCCGGCGCACCGGGCGGACCCGGCGGGTTCACGGGCGCGGGCGCCGCGGACCGGTTGACCCGGGCCTTGCTCGTCGGCGCGTCGGCGATGTCCCCGGAGGGCGCACCGGGCCGGGAGCCCGGACCGGCACCCGGGCCCGCGTCGGCCCCCGGCTCCGGATCGAGCGCCGGCACCACTGCGGTCTTCGGCAGCTCGCTGCCCCTCGGCATCAGCGTCGTGCGCGCCTCCGGGCCCGGGCCGGACGGCGACGGGCCGTCGTCCAGGTCCGATCCGGACAGCGGCGGCGCGAACACCGTCGCCGGCAGCGGCACGGACACGGAGTCCGCACCGTTCACATCGGTCCCGGCCCACGGCGTGGCCCCGGTCGGAACCCCGGCGGGCACCCCTTCGTTGGCCGTCGGCTCGTACGGGACCTCTCCCCCGCGCCGCAACGGCACCGGCTCGGAGGCGACCGGCTCGGAAGCCACCGGAGCCACCGGATCGGCCTGCGCGGCCGCGACCGGAGCCGCCGAAGCCGCGGCAGCCTGCGGAGCCGCCGGGATCCCGGCCCGGTCCGCCGCCTCCTGCAGCCACTCCGGCGGGCTCAGCATGAACGAGGTCTGTTCCGAGTCGATGCGCGGCACCGGCATCGAAGCCTCGGCCTGCGCGGCCGACGCCCCGTACTCCTCCTCGTAGCGGCGGATCACCTCACCCACCGGCAGCCCGGGCCAGAGCGTCACTTCCCCGCTGTCCCGCGCGATGACCAGCCGCTGCCGGCCGGCGCCGGACACCGGACCGGCCGCCCGGTCCTCGGCCCACACCACGAAACCGAGCCCGAACTCCCGTACGCGCACCTCGCGGTGCTGGTACGCGGGCACGTCCCCGTTGATCCATTCCTCGGCGCGCTCCTGCGCCTGCGCAAACGTCACCATCGCGCCGTCACCCCTCCACCGGTGCGGATGCCGTCCCGGCACCCGGAACCGAACGCTCCGCCGACCCCGTACCCGATGCCGGCCCCGACACGGGAACCGAGCGTGCGAATCCGCCGTCCACCATCAGACCGGCCACCGTTTCCAGTTCCGGCGGATTGCCCGCCAGCCGCTCGAGGAAGGCGTCGAAATCCGCACCGCACGGCAGCAGCAACCGCTCCACGCGTTCCTGCACCGACCAGCCGTCCTGGTCGCGCGCATCGTCGTACGGGGAGAACCAGACCGAGCCGACCGAAGCGCCCCGCACCTTCACCGCGAGCAGCCCGCCCTGCGCGAAGGCCACGCACAGGTAGTCCTTCGTCAGGTGGTCCCGCAGGCACTTGTTGACGTAGACGAGGTCGTTGACCGCCGCCTCCTCGCGCACCGTGAAGAACGGCTGGTCCACCAGCAGGCCCAGCTCCACGTCCAGTCCCGCGCCCACGGGGGCGCAGCCGCCCGCCGCCTTCAGGAAGGAGCGGTACGCCTCCGGGAGCCGGTAGCCGAGGTCCTCCTCGACGCCCTGGACCTGCTGCTCGGAGACCGAGACCACCGTCTTGGGCAGTCCCAGGTGCACCGGGCGCGTCTCCTGCAGGGCCCGCGTGCCGCGCTTGCCGTGGTCCACCGGCGCCGTCACCAGACCGGCGTGGTGCCGCAGCAGCGCCTTCACCTCGACCGGGACCAGCTCCACCCGGCGCGTGCCGGAGACGTGGTGCCAGGTCCAGCCGTGCGGGGTGGCCACCGGGCCGACCGTGTCCCACAGCTCGTGGCCGGTGGCCCGCATGGCGGCGTTGGCGGACACGCAGTCCGTCAGGCGCAGCTCGTCCACGCCGAAGCCCTCCGGCGGCTCGGCGATCTCCACCGCCGCGCGTGCGTACGGCGCGAAGTCGGGATGCCCGTTCGCGTCGATGCGGACTCCGTGGGGATGGCGCGCGGCCCGGACCGGGTCCGGGAAATGCACGACCTGCCCCGAATAAGCGGCGTTGGGTGGCGCGGCCTGATGCCCGAGCCGACCTGTCGTCATGGCGGTAGCCCCCTGCTGGATCTGGCTGGTTCACCACAGCCTATGTGTTCCGGCAAGGGCCTCACCCGCTCGCGATGGAGGCACCCGCACGACAGCCGGGAAGATCCGAATTGATACGAATATTCGACCCCGCTTCCACATCTCAGGGGACATTTGACAGGCTGTCCCCACAGCACGGGGGCGTGCGCGACAGCGGTCTCCACCGCCGCCACGGGAGGGAAAGCGCAACCATGCAGAACACGGCAACACGCACAGACGCGGCCGACGCCCACTCAGGACCCATGGGCCCCACGGTCGCGCACGGCGCCACGGACCCCGCCGGCACCGCTGGAGCCGGCGCTCCGGCGACCGTCCCGGCGCAGGCCCACGGCGCGCCCGACGGCGGCGCCGCCGCACCGGGCCCCGGCGACCCCCGACTGGGCTGGGGCGGCGGCGGTGACGGCCGGCCCGCCGTGCCCACGCTCAGGTTCCGCCGCGACGGCATCCTGCCCACCGTGGCCGCCGCCCTGTCCGTACGGGGCGAAACCCTCACCGGCACCGCCGGCAAAGCCGATCTGCCGCCCGTACTGCACGCTCTCGTCCAGGACTTCCTGGACACCCTCACCAGCGGTCAGCGCGAACGTTTCACCGGCCGATGTCCGGAGGCGCTCCTGCTCTCCCGCCACCTGGCCGCCGTCGAGGGCGCCCGCAGCAAGCGCGCCTCGCGCAAGCCGCTCACCCCGAGCGAGGCCCGCCGCTCGCTGAAACACTCCAAGATCACCGCCCGCCGCATCCGCGAGGACGGCGACCCGCTCCACGGCAGCTACGCACCTCCCTGCCGCTCCTGCGAGGCCCTCCTCGCCCACTTCGGCGTACGACCCGTCGACCTCACCCACCCCGAGTAGCCACCATGAGCGTCACCTCCGCTTCCTACGACCGCTCCTCGGCCGCCCGCTTCCCGGTGGCCGTGGACTCCGCCCTGCGCACCGCCGGCTGGGAGCCGGGCCGCTGGGACATCAAGCAGGCCGAGTACTGGGCCGACGCCCTGCGCGACCACACCACGCCCGCCGGGCACCGCCACACGGTCTTCCCGGCCGCCGTCGAGGCCTGGGCGGAGTTCGGGAACCTCACCGTCGCCGCCCCGGGTCCCGGCCGCCAGATCGCGCCCACCGCCGTACGGCTGGACCCCCTCACGGGCCTGCACCTCGCCCGTACCTTCGCCGACCTCGGCCGCGCCCTGTCCACGCAGCTGTGCCCCCTCGGCGTCGAGGCCGACGGGACCTCCCATCTCGCCCTTGACCGCGAGGGCCGCGTCTACTGCGTGGACCACACGGGCGACTGGTACCTGGGCGCCGGGCTCGACGAGGCCCTCACCCTCCTGCTGACCGGCCTCCAGCCGACCCGCCTCACGACCGCCTAACCGAGCTCCGGAAGCCGCTCCCCGGCCCCGGGGTAGCGGCCCTCCTCCAGCCGGAAGAGGTACGCCCGCAGATCTCCGGCGAGGCCGCCCGCGAGGTACGCCCGGAACTCCCGGGCTCCCGTGGCCGCGTCCCGGTCGGCGGGGTGGACGCTGTCCCCGTACTCCGCGAGCGTGGCCGTCAGGTGCTCCTCGACCCGCCCGCGGGCGGACCACCACTGGCGCACCGCGGCCGGGGTCCACCAGCGGTCCCCGTCGTAGGCGTACTCCTGGAACGGCTCCTCGTCGGCCGCGTCCACCAGCTGGCGGACCTCGTCCGGATTCCGGGGCTGCCGGAAGACGTACTCGAGGCTGCCCTCGCTGCTGGCCGTGTACATGACGTTGGCCGGCGCGTTCAGCCGCCCGGTCCAGCACGTGTCCGTCTCGCCCGTGTAGAAGGGGCCGGGCACGTTCAGCCAGAGCCGCTTCTCCCACCGCCCCTGGAACAGCTTGCGGTCCTCGCCCGTAAGCCCCGCCACCGGATCCCAGCCCACCGTCATCCCGTTCTCCCCCTGTCAGCCGCGCCTCACAGCTCCGGCGGCCGCTGCCCGGCCTCCGGGTACCGGCCTTCCTCCAGCCGGAAAACATACGCCCGCGGATCACCGGCGGGGCCACCGGCCGAGTGCGCCCGGCGGCCCCGCACGCCGAGCGCCGCTTGCAGGTACCGCGGCCGGGCCCGCCCGGCGGGCCCGGCCGGGGCCGCCGCCAGCTCGCGCGTCCCGGACCGTCCCCGCTACCCCCGTCCGCCCGGCAGTACCGCCGAGACCCTGAAGCCGCCCTCGTCCGTCGGCCCGGACACGAACACCCCGCCCAGGCCCAGCACCCGCTCGCGCATCCCGACCAGGCCGTTCCCTCCGCTGGGCAGGCCCGGCTCGGCCGCCTGGCCGTCGCACGGCCCGTTCTCCACCTGCATGGCCACCTCGCCCTCCCGGTGCGCCAGCCGTACGACGACCCGCGCGCCCGGAGCGTGCTTGTGGCAGTTGGTCAGCGCCTCCTGCACCACCCGGTAGGCCGTCTGCTCCACCTCCGCCAGGTAGGCCAGGTACTCGCCGCGCACATCGAGCTCCACGGCCATCCCGGCCGCCCGCGACTGACCGACGAGCGTCTCCAGCTCACCCAGCGTCGGCCCGTCCTCGAAGGTACCCACGAGGGCCACCGCGGTCGCCGGGGCGACCCGCTTGGGCGTCCCCGCCCGCAGGACGCCGAGCATCTCCCGCAGTTCCGTCAGCGCCTGGCGGCCCATGTCACCCACCAGTGCGGCGTTCTTCACGGCCTTCGCGGGGTCCTTGACGGCGATCGCCTGCAGCGCGGCCGCGTGCACCACCATCAGCGACACGCGGTGCGCGACGACGTCGTGCATCTCGCGGGCGATCCGGGTCCGTTCCTCCGTACGGGCCCACTCGGCCCGTTCCTCCGCCCGGTCCGCGAGCAGCGACAGCTCCCGCTCCAGCGAGGCCGCGCGCTCCTGCAGGCTCTCCATCAGCCGCCTGCGGGCCGCCGTGTACAGCCCGAGCAGTACCGGCGGCACGGTCAGCGCCACCGCCACGAACACGGACAGCAGGACGACGAGGGTGTGGCCGGCCTCCTCGTCCCCGCGGGTGCGCAGGTACATCACCACGTAGGTCGCGGCCAGTGACATCGCGGTCAGCGTCGCGGTGATCCGCCGGGGCACCTCGGAGGTGGCGAGCGTGTACAGCCCGACCACGCCGAGCAGGAAGCCCATGGCGGCGGGCGACACGGCGATCCCCACCAGCACCACGGCGACCGGCCAGCGCCTTCGCAGCAGGAGCACGGCCCCGACCGCGAACCCGAACAGCACCCCCGCCGGGACCGGGATCCCGGCCTCGTGCGCGAACCCCACGCCCTCCACGGCGCACTCGACGGCGGACACCGCCCCGAGCCCCACGTCCAGCACGGCCGAACGGCGCCGTTCCCACCACAGGGGCCCGTCCCGCCCGGCCCCCGCATCGCCCTGCTCTTCCCCCGTACTGGTCATGCGGTCCAGCCTACGCAGCCGTCGCGCTCCCCTCACGAAGCGCGGGAACGTGGGCGACACGCACCGGGGTTGCCTCGTGGTCCACGTCCCCGGAGGCTCGCATTCGTACCGTCGCATTCAGGGCGCCCGGTGCGGCATAGTAGGTGCCGTCGGCTCGACCAAGAGGGCATAATGTCCGGTTAAGTCGATGAAGATCCCCTGTGGTGTAATTGGCAGCACTGAGGCTTTTGGTGCCTTATGTTCGGGTTCGAGTCCTGACAGGGGAGCCTTGCCGGTCCGGGTCCTGACGGTCACCGTCAGGACCCGCCCTCGTTTAGAGCCTTAAACCCACCGGTATCCTTCACGGGTCCACCACCCGAAGCCGAAGGGCACACCCGTGAGCGCCAACCGCCCGGCAGCCGTCGTCGTACTCGCAGCGGGTGAAGGCACCCGCATGAAGTCGGCCACACCCAAGGTCCTGCACGAGATCAGCGGGCGCTCGCTCGTCGGTCACGTCGTCGCCGCCTCCCGCGAGCTGGACCCGGCCCACCTCGTCGTCGTCGTCGGACACGCCCGCGAGCAGGTCACCGCGCACCTCGCCGCCATCGACGCCGACGTCCGCACCGCGGTCCAGTACGAGCAGAACGGCACCGGTCACGCCGTCCGGATGGCCCTCGAGGAGCTCGGCGACCGGCCGGCCGGCACCGTGGTCGTCGTCTGTGGCGACACCCCGCTGCTGACCGGCGAGACCCTGGCCGGGCTGACGGCGACGCACGAGGCCGACGGCAACGCCGTCACCGTGCTGACCGCCGAGGTCCCCGACTCCACCGGCTACGGCCGCATCGTGCGCGACGCCGGCACCGGAGCCGTCACCGCGATCGTGGAGCACAAGGACGCCACCGAGGCCCAGCGCGCGATCCGCGAGATCAACTCCGGTGTCTTCGCCTTCGACGGCGCCCTGCTCGCGGACGCCCTCGGCAAGGTCCGCACCGACAACAGCCAGGGCGAGGAGTACCTCACCGACGTGCTCGGCATCCTGCGCGAGGCCGGCCACCGCGTCGGCGCGGCCGTGGGCGCCGACCACCGGCAGATCCTCGGGATCAACAACCGGGTCCAGCTCGCCGAGGCCCGCGCGCTGCTGAACGCGCGTCTGCTGGAGCGCGCCATGCTCGCCGGTGTGACGATCGTCGACCCGGCCAGCACGCTCGTCGACGTGACGGTGACTTTCGGCCAGGACGCGATCGTCCACCCCGGCACCCAGCTGCTCGGCACCACGCACGTCGCCGAGGAGGCCGAGGTCGGCCCCAACACCCGCCTGAAGGACACGCACGTGGGTGCGCGCGCCCGGGTGGACAACACGGTGGCGGACACCGCCGTCGTGGGCGAGGCCGCGAGCGTCGGCCCCTTCGCGTACCTGCGTCCGGGCACGAACCTGGGGCCGAAGGCCAAGGCCGGAACGTACGTGGAGATGAAGAACGCGACGATCGGCGAGGGCACCAAGGTCCCGCACCTCTCCTACGTCGGCGACGCGACGATCGGCGAGTACACGAACATCGGCGCGGCCAGCGTGTTCGTGAACTACGACGGTGAGCACAAGCACCACACGACCGTCGGCTCACACTGCAAGACGGGTTCGGACAACATGTTTGTGGCTCCCGTCACCATCGGGGACGGCGCCTACACGGCCGCCGGATCCGTGATCACGAAGGACGTGCCGCCCGGCGCACTGGCCGTGGCCCGTGGCCAGCAGCGGAATATCGAGGGCTGGGTGGCCCGCAAGCGTCCGGGAAGTGCCGCCGCGGCAGCGGCTCAGTCGGTGGTCCGCGAGGACTCCGGCGAACGCTGAGGTGAACTGACCGGAAACGGCTGCGCCCGAGACGGCGTACCGTGATAGGTGCACGCAATTCGGCTGGCTCACCGTGTGCGGGACGGACGCACATGGGGGCGAGCAGCTTTCCCACGTCTGAGGAGACAGTGCTGTGACCGGGATCAAGACGACCGGCGAGAAGAAGCTGATGCTCTTCTCCGGCCGCGCCCACCCCGAGCTGGCCGAGGAGG carries:
- a CDS encoding DivIVA domain-containing protein, encoding MSAPFTTVRGRGYRAEEVDRYLARLSGSRDEAWERVARLTVLARQMDAEAERLRAEVSGLAPQTYEVLGERARRILLLAEEESETLRLNARADALATADAAEAHAERVAGLAGTDAEAVREQTEVRARQGLLRAGREADGTRAEAREDAAAWRAEAAAALVETGRRADALLAEREQEHAERWDAAERELAAREAELDSRHLELERYAESRLAEAKRAFAQAQETARHGQEDAEARAAELIAEARVQEERVGRETDRVLREHGESQEEMRAHMNHVRSSLAALTGRAPAEG
- a CDS encoding YwqJ-related putative deaminase; this encodes MGPTVAHGATDPAGTAGAGAPATVPAQAHGAPDGGAAAPGPGDPRLGWGGGGDGRPAVPTLRFRRDGILPTVAAALSVRGETLTGTAGKADLPPVLHALVQDFLDTLTSGQRERFTGRCPEALLLSRHLAAVEGARSKRASRKPLTPSEARRSLKHSKITARRIREDGDPLHGSYAPPCRSCEALLAHFGVRPVDLTHPE
- a CDS encoding MFS transporter is translated as MLTMGLVALDGAIVSTAVPQIVGDLGGFAVFSWIFSGYILAGTVTLPVYGKLSDTYGRKPVLLLGISLFLLGSLLCAAAWNMAALIAFRILQGLGGGALQGTVQTLAADLYPLRERPRIQARMSVVWATSALAGPALGGLIASYTDWRWIFLLNLPLAAAALLVISRHLVEPTRAPGRRGPVDWAGALAVFACGGLLHFALVQGGVAWPWLSAPSLGLLGASAVLGVLVVRIERRAAEPILPGWVWRRRTIAAVNLAMAGLGLLMVAPMLFMPTYAQTVLGLGPTGAGLVTSAMTLSWPVSAALAQHVYRRIGFRNTAATGVGLAAVVLGSFTLLPYPAPVWQPALIMLLLGGALGLFQLPLIVGVQSTVGWEERGTTTASVLFCRNVGQSIGAALLGAVANATVAARLADAPVPGLPTRLDDASKALTHPDLLPPAAAEYLRQAVAAAGDHIFLGATLAAVSSALVLLLVAPRRFPVLPEQREE
- a CDS encoding SUKH-4 family immunity protein, with amino-acid sequence MVTFAQAQERAEEWINGDVPAYQHREVRVREFGLGFVVWAEDRAAGPVSGAGRQRLVIARDSGEVTLWPGLPVGEVIRRYEEEYGASAAQAEASMPVPRIDSEQTSFMLSPPEWLQEAADRAGIPAAPQAAAASAAPVAAAQADPVAPVASEPVASEPVPLRRGGEVPYEPTANEGVPAGVPTGATPWAGTDVNGADSVSVPLPATVFAPPLSGSDLDDGPSPSGPGPEARTTLMPRGSELPKTAVVPALDPEPGADAGPGAGPGSRPGAPSGDIADAPTSKARVNRSAAPAPVNPPGPPGAPGAPGGGSEPPSYAATMLAAPGGPQQPAPPGPPGVPGAPRVPGVPGGLDHAATMLAGPAVNGQPPAPPGPPGAPGAPGASGGRGDSYAATMLAGPGGPQQPGPPGPPGAPGAGQPPGPPGVPGAGAHQAATMLAGPGVPQPPGPPGAPGAPGVPGDGLDHAATMLAGPGVTGQPPTAPGPPGPAPRGPAPAPQPGVPTVGPGYQAVLRYRAPDGSEQQLIRRSAPGTPHPEWQILYELRSMNVPPQQVLELHTELASCELPGGYCARMIRETWPQVRITSVAPYGTDHAGRQQGMQHLLTHQGELHQVADGPARPAPLRAPLPQVPLQPAIPLDAIAHELAGAFGPQGVFRFEQRAVSRQGVPEIVAQTLMWSGLPVDFGPFFWAQAVPGAPLPTLAELAAQRQVQPASDAGSYLVVGSDFGKALCVQYGTAHIVAVPVEGGPGGAPVPPQFVNSSLPQFVRSLAMLGHMWRLRQHLTPEQAGRWTVDFQANLAGLDSAALASPENWWAVLLEQMWDGLL
- a CDS encoding ferredoxin; translated protein: MTVGWDPVAGLTGEDRKLFQGRWEKRLWLNVPGPFYTGETDTCWTGRLNAPANVMYTASSEGSLEYVFRQPRNPDEVRQLVDAADEEPFQEYAYDGDRWWTPAAVRQWWSARGRVEEHLTATLAEYGDSVHPADRDAATGAREFRAYLAGGLAGDLRAYLFRLEEGRYPGAGERLPELG
- a CDS encoding SMI1/KNR4 family protein, giving the protein MTTGRLGHQAAPPNAAYSGQVVHFPDPVRAARHPHGVRIDANGHPDFAPYARAAVEIAEPPEGFGVDELRLTDCVSANAAMRATGHELWDTVGPVATPHGWTWHHVSGTRRVELVPVEVKALLRHHAGLVTAPVDHGKRGTRALQETRPVHLGLPKTVVSVSEQQVQGVEEDLGYRLPEAYRSFLKAAGGCAPVGAGLDVELGLLVDQPFFTVREEAAVNDLVYVNKCLRDHLTKDYLCVAFAQGGLLAVKVRGASVGSVWFSPYDDARDQDGWSVQERVERLLLPCGADFDAFLERLAGNPPELETVAGLMVDGGFARSVPVSGPASGTGSAERSVPGAGTASAPVEG
- a CDS encoding SUKH-3 domain-containing protein, with the protein product MSVTSASYDRSSAARFPVAVDSALRTAGWEPGRWDIKQAEYWADALRDHTTPAGHRHTVFPAAVEAWAEFGNLTVAAPGPGRQIAPTAVRLDPLTGLHLARTFADLGRALSTQLCPLGVEADGTSHLALDREGRVYCVDHTGDWYLGAGLDEALTLLLTGLQPTRLTTA